The Alkalibacter rhizosphaerae genomic sequence CCTTGAATTTTTGCGGATCTCCGTATTCCATCCAAAGCTGGGTACCCTGAGGCAATTCCTGAAGGTGATCGATGAACCGGGTCCAGTCTCCTTCCAGGAAGATCTGCATGGCTTGTCCTTTTTCTGCGGCTATGTGGCAAACTTTATTGAATGTGGGGAAATAGAATTTTTCAAATTGCTCCGTACTGAGGAAGGCAGCCATGTGGGTCATGATCATGTTGCATCCCAAAGGACTGATCACATTCGGTTCCCCCATCCAGATGGCGTAAGGCATGACGGCTTCCAGCGCTTCCAACAATTTTTCCGGACAACGCTTCATGTCCAATGGGATCTTGCTGAACCCCCGGTACATGTCGGTAATGTAGTCAAAAGGAACCACTTGCATGCCAACAGAACCCATGGGGCGGGTAAATAATCCATATTTTTCAACGATCTCCGCTTCCGCCCTGCCAAATTCCATTGCCTGTTCCATATGAGACAAAACGGCCTTGACATAGCTTCTGGCCCGCATGACTTCATTGCTGTAGGCTTTGTTGAGCCTGGGCTCCAACGTTTCCAACACAAAATCGTGGGGATTCTTAATGAACTCGTCGTACTCGTCAGGGTCCATGACCGACTTTTCCGCATGCTGAATGAATCCGGATTGGCTCATCTCCATGACGATGGATTTTTGGAACATCAAGGCAATGGGATTTCTTGCAAAAGCGCCTACGGGCATGTCTCCCCTGCAGATCTCCATTCCCTTTTCCAAAATTTCAAGGATCAATTCATACTTGTACTGATATTGGGTGGTCATCAGATCCTTGCCTGCATACTGGATCAGGCATTCCCAACCGACCGTATCCCAAACCGGTATTCGGTCCGGTATGATGCCGGTATACAGATCCTCGAAAAGCTTGGTGCGGTAGGCTTTTTTCTCTTGCGGGTTTTTCACTTGTTCCGTCATGTTATCACCTCGTTTTAAAATTTATAAAAAAAATGGAGTCTCCGGCTTCGGCAGCTCCATTTTCTATATACATCAGGCGATCTTTCCTTACAGTGAATTTGTAATTTTTAAACCATTCATTTTTGTTTCCATCTTGATTTAATCATATTAGATTTTATAAGTCAACATGGATTTACACTTATTTCACAAAAAAAATACTGCTGCACTTGAAAGTGCAACAGTATTTTTGATTGCTTTTAATCTTCTCCCTCCCAGGAGTCCCCGAAATTCATGTTTCCGGTATATTGTTCCATAAACCCTGGTTTGTTGGCCAATTCAACGAATATGGCTTCCCGTCCCAAGACACGGCATTCCTGTTGTTTTTCCTTGGAAATGAGGTAAAGCTGAGAACCCGTTCCCGCTGCATTGCCAAGAGATCGTACCGGTACTCCCTCATATTTGGGGATCATGCCAATGGATTGGGCGTGGTGTACGTCGATGTAGTTTCCAAAAGCGCCGGCAATGACGATTTCCGTCAAATCTTCTCCCTTGATGCCGTAATCCTCCACCACCATGACACAACCAGTGTAGATGGCTGCTTTGGCCATTTGCACCTGGCGTACGTCGTTCTGGCTGAAGAATATATCCGTTCCAATGGAAGTTTCTTCTGCAAATGCCACGACGAAAACATTTTCATGGCCTTCCTTCCGGATCCTCTTCTTCAGATCTGGTGAAACCATATCCTCCGGATCATTGAAGGTTCCCAGTTCGTTGATGACTTCATTTTTATACATTTCCGCTACCAGGTCGATGACACCGGAACCGCAGACCCCTTCCGGTTTGGTGTTTCCAATCACTTTGTATTCCAATTTGCCGTCTACAATGGCGACCCGTTCGATGGCGCCGTTGGTCCCCCGCATTCCGTGAGACAATCCTGCACCTTCAAGCGCCGGACCACAAGCAGTTGATGATACGTTGTAGTTGGTGTCTTTACCGACAGCGATCTCGCCATTGGTGCCCAAGTCCAACATCAATCGAACCTTGTTGTCATTGGGTATGGACAACAATACAGCTGTCGTATCCGCACCGACAAACCCGCCCAGAAGCGGCAATATGGCAAATTTACCTGTGGGACACATCTTCAAGCCGATATGTTTTGCACTGGTTTCATACACGGAATGGATGGTGCTGGAAAAAGGCTTCTTACCCAAATACTCCGGATACAATCCCAGCAACAGATGTTGCATGGTGCTGTTGCCTACAACTACTGCCATATAGATGTCCACGATATCGATCTTATGGGAATCGCAAATATCCGTGATGATCTCATTCAAGGTGTCCACTGCCAGCTTTTGCAATCGAGGACCATATTTGTCCGGTTCCGTCACTACATGATTGATCCTGGATATGACATCTCCGCCCAGTTCCGTTTGTTTGTTCATGGTGGAACTGACACCAACGATCCTACCATCCTCCATATCATACAGATATCCTACTGCCGAGGTGGTCCCCAAGTCGAATGCAATACCGTAAACGGTCCTCTCGTCATCTCCCGGCATAACATCTAGAATTTCACAGTGGTTCATGATCAGGCGCAAACCGCTTTCGTGGTGATATGTTTTAGAAATCTTCTGCAATATCTCCAATTCGGGTTTTTGGATTTTTTTGTCCGTCAAATTCCGCAAGGTGGACCAATCGTTGTCGCCAAGTTCTGTAAACAGTTGCTCTCTGGTAAAATGCAGCGAGTGGATCGACGGATTATGGGCCGTTTGATCCATGGTGGAGGAAGTCAGGATCTGCACTTTCTGTTCTTCTTCTCTCAACAACACTTTTATACCATCGTATACAACTACTTGACAGGACAAGACCCGCTTGACTTCACCGTCTTCTTCAATGTCGACACCGCATTTTTTACACACACCCCGTCCACCGCAAACCAGGTTGAGGGGATATCCTGCATCTGCACATGCCTGGGACAACTTTGTACCTTCCGGCACTTCAATGGATTTGTTCAAATAAGGAAATTCTACTTTCAACATCTTTGCCATTTTATTAACTCCTTTTGTCATAAATTTTGCTTACTTTCCTTGATTTTTCAAGCTTTTACTCAAGCTAAATTTGTCTTCATTTTAATATTGTATAACAATATTTCTTTACAAACAAGATTAAATAATATATTGACAAAGCGCCCATTTCTATGTAAGATTTTAAGTAGACATAAATATTCATAATTTCATCCGGATCCAACCGGATGGGTTTGTCGATTAATGCAATCGATGACAATATTAATTAATAGGAGGGAACACATTGATTATCATTGGAGAAAAAATCAACGGATCCATTCCTTCGGTCGCGAAAGCCATCGCCGCCAAGGACGCAGATTTCATCCGAAATCTGGCAAAAATTCAAACGGAAGCCGGAGCAACATTCATTGACGTTTGTGCATCGGTAGACGACGACATCGAGCTGGAGACCATGAAATGGTTGATCGACTTGGTACAGGAGGTAACAGATACTCCCATAGCAGTGGACAGCCCCAACGAAATGACTTGTCTGGAATCCATGAAGTATTGCAACAAGCCGGGTCTTTTCAACTCCGTATCCATGGAGGGAAAGAAAATTGAAAACGTATTCCCGGTCATCGCCGACACAAAATGGGAGATCGCAGCACTTCTCAACGACGATACAGGGATCCCGCAAACGGCGGAAAAGCGACTGGAAGTATTTGCAAACCTGATGGCAAAAGCCAAAGAATACAACATCGACCCGTCCAGATTCCACATCGATCCATTGATCGAAATGCTTTGTACGTCGGAAGACGGCATCGCCATGGTGGAGACGGTCATCTCCGAGATCAAGAAACAATACCCGACCATCCACGTAACGGGAGCGGTAAGCAACATTTCCTTCAACCTGCCGGCACGAAAGATCGTCAACCAGGCCTTTACCGTACTGGCCATGAAAGCCGGTTTGGACAGCGCCATTTTGGATCCGACGGATCAAAACCTGATGGGAATGATCTACGCCACAGAGTGCATGCTGGGAGAAGACGAGTACTGCATGGAATACATCAGTGCATATCGGGAAGGCATCTTTGGTGCAAAGAAAAAGTAAGGGGAACCATTAAACAAACAATATAACAACACTACGAGGAGGAACAGTACATGTCAAAAATTCAAGAAGTTCAAGAAATGGTAGCAAAGGGTAAAACCAAAGTAGTAGCAGGATTGGTCCAGGAAGCATTGGACGGGGGCGCACAACCGAAAGAAATTTTGGATGCCATGATCGAGTCCATGGGAATCGTTGGAGACAAATTCTCCGCCGGCGAGATCTTCGTACCGGAAATGCTGATTTCTGCAAAAGCCATGAGCAAGGGTGTAGACGTACTCAAGCCGTTGTTGGCCGGAGACGCTTCCACATCGTTGGGAACCTGCGTTATCGGAACGGTAGCTGGAGACCTTCATGATATCGGCAAAAACCTGGTAAGCATGATGCTGGAGAGCGCCGGATTCACCATGATCGACCTTGGTGTAGACGTGCCTGCTGCAAAATTTGTTGAAGTTGCAAAAGAAAACAACGCAGTCATCGTTGCCGCTTCCGGATTGTTGACCACCACCATGCCTGCACTGAAGGAAACTTCTTTGGCGCTGAAAGATGCCGGATTCACTGTCATCGTTGGTGGAGCACCTGTTACCCAAGCTTATGCAACAGAGATCAAGGCAGACGGATACGCTCCGGACGCTGGTAGCGCCGTTACCAAAGCAAAAGAATTGGTAAAATAATAGACAAACCGAATGACCTGAAATATATCATTGCTTCCAATGTACACACACGAAGCAGCAGAAAAAGGAGGTAGTTAATGATGCTGACAATACGAGAAAATTTATTGGAGACCATCAAAGGGGGAAATCCCGACCGATTTGTCAATCAGTATGAATTCATGGAATTGATCATGGAGTGCCCACTGGGCCAAATGGTTGGCCCGGGTCAAACATTGAAAAACGAATGGGGCATCACTTTCAGCTGGCCGGAAGGTCAACTGGGTGGATTCCCGGTCCACGACGAAGAACACAAGGTTTTGAAGGACATCACCAAGTGGAAAGAACAGGTGACCATACCGCCGATCGTAACAGATGACGCTGCATGGGCAGCTGCAGAAGAACATGCAAAAAATGTGGATCGCAACGAACGATTCGTGACTACATTCGTGGCTCCTGGCGTATTTGAAATGACCCATCACCTCATGAGCATGGAAGATGCCTTGATGGGATTGTATGAAGAACCGGAGTACATGCACGAATTGATCGACGCTTTGACGGAAAGAGAATTGGCTTATGCCAAAGAAATGATCCGTCGCATTAAGCCGGACGCCATTTTCCATCATGATGACTGGGGCAGCCAAAAGGCATCCTTTGTCTCACCGGAAATGTTCGAAGAATTCTTCCTGCCGGCTTACAAAAAGATTTATGGTTTTTACAAGGAAAACGGTGTGGAGTTGATCGTTCATCACAACGATGCCTACAGCGCCAACCTGGTGCCTTTCATGATCGAAATGGGAATCGATATCTGGCAAGGAGTCATGACCACCAATGATACACCGGAACTGATCAAAAAGTATGGTGGAAAAATTTCCTTCATGGGAGATATCGACAGTGGAGTGGTTGACTTCCCTGCCTGGACACCGGAGATCGTTCATCAAGAAGTGGAACGAGCCTGCACGAACTGCGGCAAACTCTACTTCATCCCCAACCTGACACAAGGCTTGAACTTCAGTTCCTTCCCGGGAGTATATGAAGAAGCAAGCAAGGCCATCGACGAAATGAGCAAAAAACTGTTCTAAAAATTTTAAGAAGCACGCGATCTCGCGTGCTTCTTTTCCTTTTCTATGAACTTGACAAATGACGGATTTATTGATACGCTATTTTTGTAATATCTTTCTGATTAACAATTTCTTAATGCGTTAAATTTTATTATATTGTATTCGTTGGATTATTTTCAAATAATTTCTGTTTGCTTGTTGACTTACAAGCGTATCATTGATAAAATTTATACATATATAATGTTTTCGAAGCTTGCATTTTTATAAAACTGCAACCGTTTTCACTTGTCAGTAAGGCAACATATGTTGCTTGAAAATAAAAGGAGGAATAGTACATGTCAAAAATTCAAGAAATCCAAGAAATGGTAGCAAAGGGTAAAACCAAAGTAGTAGCAGGATTGGTCCAGGAAGCATTGGACGGCGGCGCACAACCGAAAGAGATCTTGGATGCCATGATCGAGTCCATGGGAATCGTTGGAGACAAATTCTCCGCCGGCGAGATCTTCGTACCGGAAATGCTGATCTCCGCAAAAGCCATGAGCAAGGGCGTAGACGTACTCAAGCCGTTGCTGGCCGGAGACGCTTCCACATCGTTGGGAACCTGCGTTATCGGAACCGTAGCTGGAGACCTTCACGACATCGGCAAAAACTTGGTTAGCATGATGCTGGAGAGCGCCGGATTCACCATGATCGACCTTGGTGTAGACGTACCTGCTGCTAAATTTGTTGAAACAGCAAAAGAAAACAACGCAGTCATCGTTGCCGCTTCCGGATTGCTTACCACCACCATGCCTGCATTGAAGGAAACTTCCTTGGCACTGAAAGATGCCGGATTCACCGTCATCGTTGGTGGAGCGCCTGTTACCCAAGCTTATGCAGACGAGATCAAGGCAGACGGATATGCTCCGGACGCTGGTAGTGCCGTTACTAAAGCAAAAGAATTGGTCAAGAAATAATTTTTGTTGATCGAATCGTATTTACTTTGGAACAGAT encodes the following:
- a CDS encoding uroporphyrinogen decarboxylase family protein, with the translated sequence MTEQVKNPQEKKAYRTKLFEDLYTGIIPDRIPVWDTVGWECLIQYAGKDLMTTQYQYKYELILEILEKGMEICRGDMPVGAFARNPIALMFQKSIVMEMSQSGFIQHAEKSVMDPDEYDEFIKNPHDFVLETLEPRLNKAYSNEVMRARSYVKAVLSHMEQAMEFGRAEAEIVEKYGLFTRPMGSVGMQVVPFDYITDMYRGFSKIPLDMKRCPEKLLEALEAVMPYAIWMGEPNVISPLGCNMIMTHMAAFLSTEQFEKFYFPTFNKVCHIAAEKGQAMQIFLEGDWTRFIDHLQELPQGTQLWMEYGDPQKFKDKLGKKMVLGGFYPITLLSKGTKQQCIDKAKELMDIMAPGGNYQFISDKAALVMSDLNPENYVAVLEYVLENGKYSNAGEQVTTAKKEDSIQKYSHLYPKFESKYVESFEELTKDHPPADPRVEPLMREHYNKYHNMIDRGFFL
- a CDS encoding corrinoid protein, producing MSKIQEIQEMVAKGKTKVVAGLVQEALDGGAQPKEILDAMIESMGIVGDKFSAGEIFVPEMLISAKAMSKGVDVLKPLLAGDASTSLGTCVIGTVAGDLHDIGKNLVSMMLESAGFTMIDLGVDVPAAKFVETAKENNAVIVAASGLLTTTMPALKETSLALKDAGFTVIVGGAPVTQAYADEIKADGYAPDAGSAVTKAKELVKK
- a CDS encoding methyltetrahydrofolate cobalamin methyltransferase, giving the protein MIIIGEKINGSIPSVAKAIAAKDADFIRNLAKIQTEAGATFIDVCASVDDDIELETMKWLIDLVQEVTDTPIAVDSPNEMTCLESMKYCNKPGLFNSVSMEGKKIENVFPVIADTKWEIAALLNDDTGIPQTAEKRLEVFANLMAKAKEYNIDPSRFHIDPLIEMLCTSEDGIAMVETVISEIKKQYPTIHVTGAVSNISFNLPARKIVNQAFTVLAMKAGLDSAILDPTDQNLMGMIYATECMLGEDEYCMEYISAYREGIFGAKKK
- a CDS encoding corrinoid protein, with amino-acid sequence MSKIQEVQEMVAKGKTKVVAGLVQEALDGGAQPKEILDAMIESMGIVGDKFSAGEIFVPEMLISAKAMSKGVDVLKPLLAGDASTSLGTCVIGTVAGDLHDIGKNLVSMMLESAGFTMIDLGVDVPAAKFVEVAKENNAVIVAASGLLTTTMPALKETSLALKDAGFTVIVGGAPVTQAYATEIKADGYAPDAGSAVTKAKELVK
- a CDS encoding uroporphyrinogen decarboxylase family protein, giving the protein MLTIRENLLETIKGGNPDRFVNQYEFMELIMECPLGQMVGPGQTLKNEWGITFSWPEGQLGGFPVHDEEHKVLKDITKWKEQVTIPPIVTDDAAWAAAEEHAKNVDRNERFVTTFVAPGVFEMTHHLMSMEDALMGLYEEPEYMHELIDALTERELAYAKEMIRRIKPDAIFHHDDWGSQKASFVSPEMFEEFFLPAYKKIYGFYKENGVELIVHHNDAYSANLVPFMIEMGIDIWQGVMTTNDTPELIKKYGGKISFMGDIDSGVVDFPAWTPEIVHQEVERACTNCGKLYFIPNLTQGLNFSSFPGVYEEASKAIDEMSKKLF
- a CDS encoding ASKHA domain-containing protein yields the protein MAKMLKVEFPYLNKSIEVPEGTKLSQACADAGYPLNLVCGGRGVCKKCGVDIEEDGEVKRVLSCQVVVYDGIKVLLREEEQKVQILTSSTMDQTAHNPSIHSLHFTREQLFTELGDNDWSTLRNLTDKKIQKPELEILQKISKTYHHESGLRLIMNHCEILDVMPGDDERTVYGIAFDLGTTSAVGYLYDMEDGRIVGVSSTMNKQTELGGDVISRINHVVTEPDKYGPRLQKLAVDTLNEIITDICDSHKIDIVDIYMAVVVGNSTMQHLLLGLYPEYLGKKPFSSTIHSVYETSAKHIGLKMCPTGKFAILPLLGGFVGADTTAVLLSIPNDNKVRLMLDLGTNGEIAVGKDTNYNVSSTACGPALEGAGLSHGMRGTNGAIERVAIVDGKLEYKVIGNTKPEGVCGSGVIDLVAEMYKNEVINELGTFNDPEDMVSPDLKKRIRKEGHENVFVVAFAEETSIGTDIFFSQNDVRQVQMAKAAIYTGCVMVVEDYGIKGEDLTEIVIAGAFGNYIDVHHAQSIGMIPKYEGVPVRSLGNAAGTGSQLYLISKEKQQECRVLGREAIFVELANKPGFMEQYTGNMNFGDSWEGED